TCAGCCTCCAGGACGTTCCGTACGGCGTCGATCCGGGCGCCGTTGAACGGCTGGAAGAAGCGGGACTGCTCACAGAACGTGTCGGTGAAGTACCCGGGTTCACCCGGTAGGTCGGCCAGGCGACCCAGGGCCTCGGCCACCTCGCCGCGATCCACCTCGTCGGCGTCGGCGACCACGTAGCACCGGGCGAACACCTCCGCATAGCGAGCGGAATCCACCGCCGTCACGAGGCCACCCAGCCGCTTGAACTCCTGGGCCACCCTGGTGGTGCCGGTGAAGAGGTCGAGGGCCGTGCGGGCACCCGATGCCTCGAAGAGCCCACCCAGCACCGGAACCAGGCGGCGCTTCGACCCCAGGTACTTGATCACGCCACTGGTCCCGCCGGGTTGCCCTGTCCGGTATTCGACATCCCGCCATCGTGCCCCATGGCCCTACGCTGAGTCGTGTCCCCAGGAGACGACACGGGGCTGTAGCTCAGTTGGCTAGAGCACCTGCTTTGCAAGCAGGGGGTCGTGGGTTCGATTCCCATCAGCTCCACCATGGACCACCCACCCCGCGCTCCGTTCAATGCACAGTTGCTCGACCGGCTCCGGGAGGTCTGCCTCGCCCTGCCCGGTGTGGAGGAACGCCTGAACCACGGAGCGCCGACCTTCGGGGTCGTGAAGCGCCCGGCCTTCTGCAACCTCCACGAGCATCCCGTCGACGGACGTCCCACAATCT
The sequence above is drawn from the Acidimicrobiales bacterium genome and encodes:
- a CDS encoding MmcQ/YjbR family DNA-binding protein → MGSIPISSTMDHPPRAPFNAQLLDRLREVCLALPGVEERLNHGAPTFGVVKRPAFCNLHEHPVDGRPTIWFKAAPGVQAELVEQEPDRFFVPPYVGPRGWVGLRLDVDLDWDEVAVVVEESWRLTAPKRLIVDRRQ